One Bombus vancouverensis nearcticus unplaced genomic scaffold, iyBomVanc1_principal scaffold0024, whole genome shotgun sequence genomic region harbors:
- the LOC143304136 gene encoding omega-amidase NIT2-like isoform X2, producing MLILSSTIHNLNIMILTNIAKQVVRTMSTFRLALVQLEVNEVKRKNVERADSYISSAKEHNADIIALPECFNSPYGIQYFPKYAESIPDGETSVASSNAAKENNIYVVGGTMPEIEGDKLYNTCTIWGPDGTLIAKHRKVHLFDIDIPNKITFRESDSLSPGNSLTTFDVKGCKIGIGICYDIRFEEMARIYRNKEMMECEPCNYEVNWYSVASYFLLLYDLLQYDHWTTALVITSAFQSE from the exons ATGTTGATATTGAGTAGTACCATACATAACCTCAACATTATGATACTTACAAACATCGCTAAACAAGTAGTGCGAACGATGTCGA CATTTCGCTTGGCGTTGGTACAACTTGAAGTAAATGAAGTAAAACGCAAAAATGTAGAGCGGGCAGATTCCTACATTTCTAGCGCAAAAGAGCACAATGCTGATATTATAGCTCTTCCTGAATGCTTTAATTCACCATATGGAATAc agtactttccaaaatacgccgagagtattcctgatggtgaaacgagcgttgcttcatcgaacgcagctaaagaaaacaacatctatgtagttggtggtacgatgcctgaaatagagggcgataaattgtacaatacctgtactatttggggtcccgatggaactttgatagcaaaacaccgaaag gtacatctattcgacatcgacattcctaataagattacttttcgagagagtgattcactcagtcctggtaactccctaacgacgttcgatgtgaagggctgcaaaataggtattggcatttgctatgatattagattcgaggaaatggcacgcatttatcggaacaaag aaatgatggaatgtgaaccgtgcaactacgaagttaattggtattcggtggcttcatatttcctgcttctatATGACCTgcttcaatatgaccactggaccactgcattggtcattacttcagcgtttcagagcgaatga
- the LOC143304136 gene encoding omega-amidase NIT2-like isoform X3, with product MLILSSTIHNLNIMILTNIAKQVVRTMSTFRLALVQLEVNEVKRKNVERADSYISSAKEHNADIIALPECFNSPYGIQYFPKYAESIPDGETSVASSNAAKENNIYVVGGTMPEIEGDKLYNTCTIWGPDGTLIAKHRKVHLFDIDIPNKITFRESDSLSPGNSLTTFDVKGCKIGIGICYDIRFEEMARIYRNKAGAPGINRRQTNK from the exons ATGTTGATATTGAGTAGTACCATACATAACCTCAACATTATGATACTTACAAACATCGCTAAACAAGTAGTGCGAACGATGTCGA CATTTCGCTTGGCGTTGGTACAACTTGAAGTAAATGAAGTAAAACGCAAAAATGTAGAGCGGGCAGATTCCTACATTTCTAGCGCAAAAGAGCACAATGCTGATATTATAGCTCTTCCTGAATGCTTTAATTCACCATATGGAATAc agtactttccaaaatacgccgagagtattcctgatggtgaaacgagcgttgcttcatcgaacgcagctaaagaaaacaacatctatgtagttggtggtacgatgcctgaaatagagggcgataaattgtacaatacctgtactatttggggtcccgatggaactttgatagcaaaacaccgaaag gtacatctattcgacatcgacattcctaataagattacttttcgagagagtgattcactcagtcctggtaactccctaacgacgttcgatgtgaagggctgcaaaataggtattggcatttgctatgatattagattcgaggaaatggcacgcatttatcggaacaaag caggtgctccgggtataaacagacgacaaacgaacaaatag
- the LOC143304135 gene encoding venom serine protease Bi-VSP-like produces the protein MWRDPNVVGVAFQKKRKNRKAFRTFREVEPSTHVSICTYVLIVCCMIEYRIGAWPWIAALSFRNPRNPDKPLWKYGGSLITARHVLTAAHCAHVNGIENIHNHNIAILRLVEEVPFSRYVYPICTKEPLRKSPYERAPTKEPLRKSNFVGYNPLVAGWGALRYRRPRRNALMEVQMPVIKNAECKIAYSKFPNAPDITDGIICAEHAQGGEDSCTADRGGPLLIQHELTSYLIGIVSYAYKCGTAGYPSVYTRVTSYLDFILQAMQ, from the exons atgtggcgtgatccgaacgtagtgggggtcgccttccagaaaaaacgaaaaaatcgaaaggcgttcagaacttttcgagaagtcgaaccgtcaacacatgtg agtatttgtacgtatgtacttatcgtctgctgtatgatcgaatatcgaatag gcgcttggccatggatcgctgcattaagttttcgtaatccccgaaacccagacaaaccactatggaagtacggaggttccctgataacggctaggcatgttttgaccgcagcacattgtgcacatgtgaatggaatagaaaacatacacaatcataatattgccattcttagattggtggaggaggtgccattttcga ggtacgtatatcccatttgtacgaaagagcccctacgaaagagcccctacgaaagagcccctacgaaagagcccctacgaaagagcaacttcgtcggctataacccccttgttgctggatggggagcgttaagatata gacgaccacgacgtaatgcattaatggaagtacaaatgccagtgattaagaacgccgaatgcaaaatagcttattccaaatttcctaatgcacctgatatcactgatggtataatatgcgccgaacatgctcaaggtggagaggattcttgtacg gctgaccgcggcggaccactgctgatacaacatgaattaacctcgtatttaataggtattgtgtcttatgcttataagtgcggcacagctgggtatcccagcgtttacactagggtcacatcgtaccttgacttcattctccaagcgatgcaataa
- the LOC143304136 gene encoding omega-amidase NIT2-like isoform X1: MLILSSTIHNLNIMILTNIAKQVVRTMSTFRLALVQLEVNEVKRKNVERADSYISSAKEHNADIIALPECFNSPYGIQYFPKYAESIPDGETSVASSNAAKENNIYVVGGTMPEIEGDKLYNTCTIWGPDGTLIAKHRKVHLFDIDIPNKITFRESDSLSPGNSLTTFDVKGCKIGIGICYDIRFEEMARIYRNKVRHQQRKRVYRNVRYRFYAFATQTGKLQLKIEFALQSVDVTTSITYFKNTEGITRNQRDSMRS; this comes from the exons ATGTTGATATTGAGTAGTACCATACATAACCTCAACATTATGATACTTACAAACATCGCTAAACAAGTAGTGCGAACGATGTCGA CATTTCGCTTGGCGTTGGTACAACTTGAAGTAAATGAAGTAAAACGCAAAAATGTAGAGCGGGCAGATTCCTACATTTCTAGCGCAAAAGAGCACAATGCTGATATTATAGCTCTTCCTGAATGCTTTAATTCACCATATGGAATAc agtactttccaaaatacgccgagagtattcctgatggtgaaacgagcgttgcttcatcgaacgcagctaaagaaaacaacatctatgtagttggtggtacgatgcctgaaatagagggcgataaattgtacaatacctgtactatttggggtcccgatggaactttgatagcaaaacaccgaaag gtacatctattcgacatcgacattcctaataagattacttttcgagagagtgattcactcagtcctggtaactccctaacgacgttcgatgtgaagggctgcaaaataggtattggcatttgctatgatattagattcgaggaaatggcacgcatttatcggaacaaag tgcgccatcagcaaagaaaacgtgtttatcgaaacgtgcgctatcgattttatgcttttgccacgcaaacagggaaattgcaactcaaaattgaattcgcactgcaaagcgttgacgttacgacatcaattacatacttcaaaaacaccgaaggtatcacacggaatcagagagattctatgagaagttaa